From the genome of Gemmatimonadota bacterium, one region includes:
- a CDS encoding toprim domain-containing protein yields MYIGRLGSGSDPEDGIYVLLKEVIDNAVDEFIMGHGRQIDVSIEDNRVRVRDFGRGIPLGKVVECTSIINTGAKYNDEVFQFSVGLNGVGAKAVNALSVDFRVVAYRDGRYAEAVYERGQLQGQNEGAADEPDGTFVEFLPDEEIFGEYAFQPDYVERRMWNYACLNSGLRLVFNKKRFVSRYGLLDFLKAEVGENVLYEPSYHKSQYIEFSFTHTTNYGETLFSFVNGQYTADGGSHQSAFREGILKGVNEYFKKSYGGVDVRESIAGAIAIKLKEPIFESQTKNKLGNTEIRGWLVSEIRSAVVDFLHKNQESAQRIQEKITQNERLRKELNAVKKEAREAARRIAIKIPNFKDCKYHYDHAKFGEDSSIFITEGPSAAGSMVSARDPLTQAIFGLKGVPLNVFSRTRAAIYKNEELYNLMMALGIEEGLSNLRFNKVIIATDADYDGYHIRNLLMTFFLSYFEEMVLAGHVHILETPLFRVRNTKETVYCYSEKERNAALDRIRGAEVTRFKGLGEISPGEFGQFIGADMRLVKVNVRSIHSIPETLTFYMGKNTPERRDYIVENLLDEV; encoded by the coding sequence ATGTATATCGGCCGGCTCGGAAGCGGCAGCGACCCCGAAGACGGCATCTACGTCCTCCTCAAGGAAGTGATCGACAACGCCGTGGACGAGTTCATCATGGGCCACGGCCGGCAGATCGACGTGTCCATCGAGGACAACCGCGTCCGCGTCCGCGACTTCGGCCGCGGGATTCCCCTCGGCAAGGTCGTGGAGTGCACTTCGATCATCAACACGGGCGCCAAGTACAACGACGAGGTCTTCCAGTTCAGCGTAGGACTGAACGGCGTGGGCGCCAAGGCGGTCAACGCTCTTTCCGTCGATTTCCGCGTCGTGGCCTACAGGGACGGGCGCTACGCGGAGGCGGTGTACGAGCGGGGACAACTGCAGGGGCAGAACGAGGGCGCCGCGGACGAGCCGGACGGCACCTTTGTCGAGTTCCTGCCCGACGAGGAGATCTTCGGGGAATACGCCTTCCAGCCGGATTACGTCGAGCGCCGCATGTGGAACTACGCCTGCCTGAACAGCGGCCTCCGCCTGGTCTTCAACAAGAAGCGCTTCGTTTCCAGGTACGGACTGCTGGACTTCCTGAAAGCCGAGGTGGGCGAGAACGTCCTCTACGAGCCCTCGTACCACAAGAGCCAGTATATCGAATTCTCCTTCACGCACACCACCAACTACGGCGAGACCCTCTTCTCCTTCGTGAACGGCCAGTACACCGCGGACGGCGGGTCCCACCAAAGCGCGTTCCGCGAGGGCATCCTCAAGGGCGTCAACGAGTACTTCAAGAAGAGCTACGGTGGGGTGGACGTTCGTGAGTCCATCGCGGGCGCTATCGCCATCAAGCTGAAGGAACCCATTTTCGAATCCCAGACCAAGAACAAGCTGGGCAATACCGAGATCCGGGGCTGGCTCGTTTCGGAGATCCGCAGCGCCGTGGTGGACTTCCTGCACAAGAACCAGGAGTCCGCCCAGAGAATCCAGGAGAAGATCACCCAGAACGAACGTCTGCGGAAGGAACTGAACGCGGTCAAGAAGGAAGCCCGCGAGGCGGCCCGGCGCATCGCCATCAAGATCCCCAATTTCAAGGACTGCAAGTACCACTACGATCACGCGAAGTTCGGGGAGGATTCCTCGATCTTCATCACCGAGGGGCCTTCGGCCGCCGGTTCGATGGTCTCGGCGCGGGACCCGCTGACCCAGGCGATCTTCGGACTCAAGGGCGTGCCGCTGAACGTCTTCTCCCGTACGCGGGCGGCCATCTACAAGAACGAGGAGCTCTACAATCTCATGATGGCTCTCGGCATCGAGGAAGGGTTATCGAACCTGCGGTTCAACAAGGTGATCATCGCGACCGACGCCGATTACGACGGCTACCATATCCGCAATCTCCTGATGACCTTCTTCCTGAGCTACTTCGAGGAAATGGTGCTCGCCGGCCACGTCCACATCCTCGAAACGCCGCTATTCCGGGTGCGCAACACGAAGGAAACCGTCTACTGCTACAGCGAAAAGGAGCGGAACGCGGCCCTGGACCGGATTCGAGGGGCGGAAGTGACCCGGTTCAAGGGACTGGGCGAGATCTCGCCCGGCGAGTTCGGCCAGTTCATCGGTGCCGACATGCGGCTCGTGAAGGTCAACGTCCGTTCCATCCACAGCATACCGGAAACCCTCACCTTCTACATGGGCAAGAACACGCCCGAGCGCAGGGACTACATCGTGGAGAACCTGCTGGACGAAGTATAG
- a CDS encoding acyl-CoA dehydrogenase, producing MEFALSGDQAMMRDTARRIAEEKLKPHARDIDERETVHYDTIRELGEMGFMAMMVPETYGGAGLDTLSYVLAVEEFSRVCASTGVCVSVNNSLFADGVFAFGTEDQKKAYLPPLGRGEAQACLALTEPGAGTDVGSTVTSALKDDTEYVINGKKHFVTNGGFADYLLVLVTTAPGTGHRGLSMVLVEKGTPGFTVGRQEQKLGIRGSDTSELLFEDCRVPQTNLLGEEGRGLNIALSILNGGRIGIAAQALGIAQGAYDASVRYAKERTQFGKPIAEFQAIAFKLAEMATELEAARLLTYRAAWLKDAGQDYITASSMAKLYASEASIRITNEAIQIHGGYGYIRDFDVERFYRDARITTLYEGTSEAQKIVISRNILKSDGAGS from the coding sequence ATGGAATTCGCCTTGAGCGGCGACCAGGCCATGATGCGGGACACTGCCCGCCGGATCGCCGAGGAGAAACTGAAGCCCCACGCCCGGGACATCGACGAGCGCGAAACCGTGCATTACGATACGATCCGGGAACTCGGCGAGATGGGTTTCATGGCCATGATGGTTCCCGAGACGTATGGCGGCGCGGGCCTGGATACGCTCAGCTACGTGCTGGCCGTGGAGGAGTTCTCGAGGGTGTGCGCGTCGACCGGGGTATGCGTCTCGGTGAACAACTCCCTTTTCGCCGACGGCGTCTTCGCCTTCGGAACCGAAGACCAGAAGAAGGCATATCTGCCGCCCCTGGGACGCGGCGAAGCGCAGGCCTGCCTCGCGCTGACCGAGCCCGGCGCCGGGACAGACGTCGGCTCGACGGTCACATCGGCGCTGAAGGACGACACGGAATACGTCATCAACGGCAAGAAACACTTCGTGACCAACGGCGGTTTCGCCGACTACCTCCTCGTGCTGGTGACCACCGCCCCCGGCACGGGCCATCGCGGCCTCAGCATGGTCCTCGTGGAGAAAGGAACCCCCGGATTCACCGTCGGCCGCCAGGAGCAGAAACTCGGCATCCGGGGCTCGGACACCAGCGAGTTGCTATTCGAGGATTGCCGCGTGCCGCAGACTAATTTGTTGGGCGAGGAAGGCCGGGGACTGAACATCGCGCTGTCCATCCTGAACGGCGGCCGCATCGGCATCGCGGCCCAGGCCCTGGGCATCGCGCAGGGGGCCTACGACGCTTCCGTGCGGTACGCGAAGGAACGGACCCAGTTCGGCAAGCCCATCGCCGAGTTTCAGGCGATCGCCTTCAAGCTGGCGGAAATGGCGACCGAACTCGAGGCAGCCCGCCTTCTGACCTACCGGGCCGCGTGGCTCAAGGACGCCGGGCAGGACTACATCACGGCGTCGTCCATGGCCAAGCTGTACGCTTCCGAGGCCTCGATACGGATCACGAACGAAGCCATTCAGATCCACGGCGGTTACGGCTACATCCGCGACTTCGACGTGGAACGCTTCTACCGCGACGCGCGGATCACCACCCTCTACGAAGGCACCTCCGAAGCCCAGAAGATCGTCATCTCACGGAACATCCTGAAGTCGGACGGCGCCGGGTCCTAG
- a CDS encoding acetylornithine deacetylase/succinyl-diaminopimelate desuccinylase family protein — protein MITPLEQRIVEQVRVLRDDMIGFLREMIRIPSVNPPGDGYPDCARLVGDRLSALGYETRYVTAAGHPDHSDEYPRVNVVGRLPGRSPMPTLHFNGHTDVVPPGEHWTVDPFGGEVKDGRIYGRGACDMKGGIAAALFAAAAVREAGISLRGSLEFSATVDEETGGFAGMDYLAREGLISPERTSYVIIPEPFGPGRICLGHRGVYWFRVDTIGRTAHGSMPFLGVSAISHMERFLSQVSSELAPALRARITDMPVDPPEARRATINVNGITGGQTDGNVGSPCVADRCSAIFDRRYLKEESFDDVKGEIQAMIAHLAAEDPNFKAELTDLMNVRPVETDPKAELVGTAARAIEDLNGAPAEFVASPGTYDHKHVHNTGRVKQCIAYGPGLLHLAHQPDEYCEIEHLVRSCEVMAVTAVRMLGVN, from the coding sequence ATGATAACCCCGCTCGAACAGCGCATCGTGGAACAGGTACGCGTCCTCCGCGACGACATGATCGGGTTTTTGCGGGAGATGATCCGCATTCCCTCCGTGAATCCGCCGGGTGACGGATACCCGGACTGCGCCCGGCTCGTGGGCGACCGGTTGAGCGCACTGGGTTACGAAACCCGGTACGTGACCGCCGCCGGCCATCCGGACCATTCCGATGAATACCCCCGGGTCAACGTGGTGGGCCGGCTTCCCGGCCGGTCGCCGATGCCCACGCTGCATTTCAACGGCCACACCGACGTGGTTCCGCCGGGCGAACACTGGACGGTCGATCCCTTCGGCGGCGAAGTGAAGGACGGCAGGATATACGGCCGCGGCGCGTGCGACATGAAGGGCGGCATCGCCGCGGCGCTCTTCGCGGCGGCCGCGGTACGGGAGGCGGGCATCTCCTTGCGCGGCAGTCTCGAGTTCAGCGCGACGGTCGACGAGGAAACGGGCGGGTTCGCCGGCATGGACTACCTTGCCCGTGAAGGCTTGATTTCCCCGGAACGGACCTCGTACGTGATCATCCCGGAACCCTTCGGACCGGGACGCATCTGCCTGGGCCACCGCGGGGTCTACTGGTTCCGGGTCGACACCATCGGCCGTACCGCCCACGGCAGCATGCCCTTTCTGGGCGTCAGCGCCATCAGCCATATGGAACGTTTCCTGAGCCAGGTCTCGTCGGAACTCGCGCCGGCCCTTCGCGCCCGGATAACGGACATGCCCGTGGACCCGCCGGAAGCGCGCCGGGCCACGATCAACGTGAACGGAATAACCGGCGGACAGACGGACGGGAACGTGGGCTCGCCCTGCGTGGCCGACCGGTGCTCCGCCATCTTCGACCGGCGTTATCTGAAAGAGGAGTCCTTCGACGACGTCAAAGGAGAAATCCAGGCCATGATTGCCCATCTGGCCGCGGAAGACCCCAATTTCAAAGCGGAGCTCACCGACCTGATGAACGTTCGTCCGGTCGAGACCGACCCGAAGGCCGAGCTGGTCGGTACGGCCGCCCGCGCGATAGAGGATCTGAACGGCGCGCCCGCGGAATTCGTGGCCAGCCCCGGCACCTACGATCACAAGCACGTCCATAACACGGGACGGGTGAAGCAGTGCATCGCCTATGGCCCCGGACTGCTCCATCTCGCCCACCAGCCCGATGAATACTGTGAGATCGAGCATCTCGTCCGGAGCTGCGAGGTCATGGCGGTCACCGCGGTCCGGATGCTCGGCGTGAACTGA
- a CDS encoding aldolase catalytic domain-containing protein, whose translation MDQSALNEAPTRKWLTYRPEIKLIDCTIRDGGLMNDHRFDADTVKAVYQACVAGGIDYMEIGYINSRQIFSPDEHGPWKFCAEEDIRGVVGDNDSPVKLAAMADAEKSDYKTDILPAEDSVLDMIRIATYIHQIPLALDMIQDAHDKGYEATLNLMAASTVPESEMDEALSMLVESPVDAIYVVDSFGALYSEQIEALVDKFLNALQSTDKEVGIHAHNNQQLAFANTIQALIRGANYLDASLAGLGRGAGNCPMELIVGFLHNPKFRLRPLLDCIQYHVEPMRAELMWGFDIPYMITGLMNQHPRSGMRFNAAKERGSMARFYDEMEDAG comes from the coding sequence ACTGCACCATTCGGGACGGCGGCCTGATGAACGACCACCGTTTCGACGCGGATACCGTCAAGGCGGTCTACCAGGCCTGTGTCGCCGGTGGGATCGACTACATGGAAATCGGGTACATCAACTCGCGGCAGATCTTCTCCCCCGACGAACACGGACCCTGGAAGTTCTGCGCCGAGGAGGACATCCGCGGCGTCGTGGGTGATAATGACTCGCCTGTAAAACTGGCGGCGATGGCCGACGCGGAGAAATCGGACTACAAGACCGATATCCTGCCGGCCGAGGACAGCGTGCTGGACATGATCCGGATCGCCACCTACATCCACCAGATACCCCTGGCGCTGGACATGATCCAGGACGCCCACGACAAGGGCTACGAGGCCACGTTGAACCTCATGGCGGCGTCGACGGTTCCGGAAAGCGAAATGGACGAGGCACTCTCCATGCTCGTCGAATCGCCCGTGGACGCCATCTACGTGGTGGACAGCTTCGGCGCCCTGTACAGCGAACAGATCGAAGCGCTCGTGGACAAGTTCCTGAACGCCCTTCAATCCACCGACAAGGAGGTGGGCATCCACGCCCACAACAACCAGCAACTGGCCTTTGCAAACACGATACAGGCGCTGATCCGCGGGGCGAACTACCTGGACGCCAGCCTCGCCGGTCTCGGCCGCGGCGCCGGCAACTGCCCCATGGAACTGATCGTCGGATTCCTGCACAACCCGAAGTTCCGCCTGCGTCCGCTGCTGGACTGCATACAGTACCACGTCGAGCCGATGCGGGCCGAACTGATGTGGGGGTTCGACATTCCCTACATGATCACGGGGCTGATGAACCAGCATCCCCGGTCGGGCATGCGGTTCAACGCGGCGAAGGAAAGGGGCAGCATGGCCAGATTCTACGACGAGATGGAGGACGCCGGCTGA